The genome window CTATGTATAGTTGGATTGAAGAATTGCTTACCAATCTTCGCTACCGCTTTGGTCTAAGAGGAGTAGAGACTAACTTTATCGGATTTGAACAAAACCGAGACATGAAAGGCTTGCGATTTCTATCCACTCTTACCAACTGTGTTATCAAACGCCAACCAATCCTCATCGACTATCACCCTTTTGGCAAAGAGGTCGTAAAATGGACGATTCATCCGTACTACCTCAAGCAATATAATAATAGGTGGTATCTTTTAGGATATAATTCAGAATTTGAAGATTTATCGATTGTCCCATTAGACCGAATCGAAAATATCGAATATTCTGATACAACATTCAAAAGAAACTTGCGTTTCGATTTCGATGCTTATTTCCGTGACATCCTTGGCATATCCATAGAGAAGGACAAGAAGATAGAGCATATCCGTCTGAAATTCTCCCCACAACGCCTACCATACGTGATTTCCAAACCTATTCACCATTCGCAAATGGTGGAGAATGAATCAGAAGGAATTATCTCACTAAATCTTATCCCTAACAAGGAATTGATTTCTGAGCTCATTTGGTTCCGTGATGATGTGGAAATACTCTCTCCAGAGTCTCTTCGAGAAGAAATTAAGGAGATAATCGCAAAAATGTATCAAGAATATTTTGGTGTGAAGAAAGACTGCACAACATCCCTGTAAATTTGCAGCCGTAAACAAAAAAGCAAAAAACTATGCAGACAGTAAACAACAACTTCACAGTAGAGGCACTTGTTGCCAAGTATCGTAACTTCGTAGATGAGCATTGTCCAAAGAGCTGCGAATCTGATGGAGTACACAAATTTGATATACCTTACAATGATGAGGCAGAAGAGCAGTTACTTGCTACTCTTTATAAGAGAGTAGCAGGTGAGAATGCAGACCAAGCTATTTTGGAAGCACTTTCAAAATATGTGGCTGATTTTTATGTTGATGCACTCAAGGAGACAGAGTTGG of Segatella copri contains these proteins:
- a CDS encoding helix-turn-helix transcriptional regulator — translated: MEKVNIQLIDAGIKPISKKQIYDDIKFMKSSEGWEAPIKSYQDGKRKYLSYEFDFSIIETPITEMEVEQLETLITSLSRFQGIPMYSWIEELLTNLRYRFGLRGVETNFIGFEQNRDMKGLRFLSTLTNCVIKRQPILIDYHPFGKEVVKWTIHPYYLKQYNNRWYLLGYNSEFEDLSIVPLDRIENIEYSDTTFKRNLRFDFDAYFRDILGISIEKDKKIEHIRLKFSPQRLPYVISKPIHHSQMVENESEGIISLNLIPNKELISELIWFRDDVEILSPESLREEIKEIIAKMYQEYFGVKKDCTTSL